GCGGCGCGGGCTCGTGACGGGCGGCGCGTTGTTAGGGGCGACCGCGCTGACGGGTGGCGCGGCGGCACTGCGTGCGTTCTTCGGCGTCGGCACCGGCACCAAGGGCTGGAGCGCGGTGAACGCGGGCATCAGCTCGAAGGCGGAGACGACGCACCCCGAGTACCCCGAGGCGTGGAAGAACGCGCGCGTGCAGGGCTACCGGACGCTGGGACGCACGGGCTGGCGCATCTCGGACGTGGTCGTCGGCTCCGGGCGGATCAAGGAACAGAAGGGCACGGACATCGTGCGCCTCGCGCTCGATCGCGGCGTCACTTACGTCGACACCGCGCCCGACTACTCCGCGGCCGGCAGCGAGGAGTGCGTCGGCAAGGCGATTCGCGGCGTGCGCGATCAGGTGTTCCTCGCCACGAAGTTCTGCACGCCGTGGGGTCACCTCGGCGCGGGCACGTCCGTGGCGGACTACAAGCGCGTCGTCGAAGAGAGCCTCGCGCGCCTCGGCACCGACTACGTCGACCTGGTGCACGTGCACTCTTGTGACGAAGTCGATCGGTTGATGGACCCGAACATGCACGAGGCGTTCGACCGCCTGCGCGACGAAGGCAAGGCGCGCTTCCTCGGCTTTTCGTCGCACACGCCGCGGCTCGAGCAGGTCGCCGACGAAGCGATTCGCAGCGGGCGCTTCGACGTGATGATGCTCGCCTACCACCACGGCATCTGGCCGAAGCTCGGCGACCTGATCACCCGCGCGCGCCGCGAGCAGGACATGGGCGTGATCGCGATGAAGACGCTGAAGGGCGCGAAGCACCACGGCCTCGCGGGTTTCCGCGAGCAGGCGCCGGCGTACTCGCAGGCGGCGCTGCGCTGGGTGCTCTCGAATCCCGAAGTCTCAGCCGCGGTGATCTCGTTCTTCGAGTTTCAGCACGTCGACGAGTATCTGCAGGCGAGCGGCGGCGCGCTGCGTGAGCAGGACGTCGCGATCCTCGGCGAGTACGACCGCCAGATCGTCGGCACCTACTGCGCACCGCACTGCGGCGCGTGCCTCGGCACGTGTCCGGAGAAGCTCTCGATCCCCGACGTGCTGCGGCACCGCATGTACTTCGAGGACTACCACGACGAGAAGGAGGCGATGCGCCTCTACACGAAGCTCGACGTGAAGGCCGACGTGTGCACGGGCTGCGCCGCGCCGTGCCTCGGAAGCTGCCCAGTCGGCATCGACATCCCGACGCGCACGCGCGGCGCGCACGAGATGCTGACGCTCGCCTGACGAGCCGTGCGCAAAGTCGTCCTCACTCTTTCGCTCGCGCTGAACGGGCTCGTCGCCGCGGCGGTGGTGTGGATGCTCGCGGGACCGGGGATGCGCGCGGTGCTGCGCTCGTTCATCGAGCCGGAGAAGGCGCGGCGCATCAGCACGTTCGAGACGTTCCCAGTCGTGCCCGGCGACATCGTGTTCCTCGGCGACTCGATCACCGAGGGCGGCGAGTGGAACGAGCTGTTCGTGGGCAAGGCCGTGCGCAATCGCGGCATCGGCGGCGACACGAGCACCGGCGTGCTCGCGCGCACGGACGCGATCGCGCGCGCCAAGCCCGCGAAGGTGTTTCTGCTGATCGGCACGAACGATCTGTTCGTGGGCGCGGCGCCCGAAGAGATCGCCGCGAACGTGGGCGAGATCCTCGGCCGCATCGCAGGCGAGAGCGCTGGCACGCAGCTTTACGTGCAGAGCGTGCTGCCGCGCGCGGCGAGCTACCGCGCCGAGGTCGAGGCGCTGAACGCGCGGCTCGAACGAGTCGCGAGCGAGCGCGGCGCGACGTGGATCGACCTGTATCCCGTGTTCCTCGACCCCGAGACCGGTGCGATTCGGACGTCGCTCTCGAACGACGAGCTGCACCTGCTCGGCCCCGGCTACGCACTCTGGCGGCAGGCGATCGCCGAGCACGTCGAGTGAGCGCGCGCCCTCGGGGCTGCACGCGAGTCGTCATCGGTTTCGCGCTGACTGCGGCGCTCGGCTGCGCTTCACGCGACGCGCAGCCTGCGCCTCCGCCGCCCGCGGATGGCCGCGCTTCGCTCGAGGCGCTGCACGAGAAGTACGCGGCGCTCGAGGCGCACGGCTGGCTGCGCGAGCCGATCTACGCGTACGTCGACGGCGACGCGATTCGTGCGTGGCGCACTCGCGCGAGTGGGCCCGCGCTGTGGATTCTCGCGGGCATTCACGGCGAAGAGCCCGCCGGTCCGAACGCGGTGGCGGCATCGCTCGCCAGCTTGGTCGGGCTCGCGGAGAGCGGCGTGCCGATCGTCGTCGTGCCGCTCTGCAATCCGCGCGGCTACCGAAATGGCTGGCGCTACCCGAACACACCGGAGCGCGACTGGCGCAAGGGCGGCTACAGCGTCGGCGACGCGGAGTACCTGCTCGAAGATCTCGCGGACTCATCGCGGCCCCGCGCTGCAGCCGCGCCGGGGCCGGAGACGCTCGCACTGACTCAGTTCGTGCTGCGCACCGCGGAGGCGTACCCGCCGCAGCTCGTGCTCGATCTGCACGAGGACGAGCTCTCGACCGAGGGCGGCTACATCTACTCGCAGGGCGTAGCGGCCGACGACAACCCAGTGGGCGCCGAGATCATCCGCTTGCTGAAGAGCGCCGGCATCCCGCTGCGCCTCTCCGGCGAGACGCGCTTCGGCGAGCCGATCGCGCGCGGCGCGATCAGCCGCGACGCGGAGGGCAACCCGATTCGCGATGGCTCGATCGACGAGCTGTTCGCCGCGCGCGAGATCTTCCGCGAGGGCCGCAAAGTCGCGGGCCCGAGCGCGGGCACCGTGATCGTGGTCGAGACGCCCGCGTTCGCGGGCTCGCAGCTCGCGCTGCGCGTCGCCGCGCACGCCGCAGTGCTGCGCGCGGTCGCGGCGCTGTGGCGGATCAACGCAAGCGTCGGGGCGCAAGGCGCGCGGTGAGCGCGCGCCGTCGGCCGCGCTCAGCGCTGCGCGAACGCCGCCGCGATGCGTGCGATTTCGCGCGCGAGCGCGAGGTCGCGCGCAGTGATGCCTCCCGCGTCGTGCGTAAAGAGCGCGATCGCGACGCGGTTCCACACGTTCGACCAGTCGGGGTGGTGATCCTGCTTCTCGGCCACGAGCGCGACGCGCGTCATGAACGCGAACGCCTCGCTGAAATCCGCGAACGCGTACTCGCGCCGCAGCCGCCCGTCGCGCAGCTCCCAGCCCGGTAGCTGCGCGAGGCCCGCGCGCACGTCCGCGTCCGCGAGCAGCGCGCGCGCCACTCAGCTCTCGTGGATCGCGCGCACGAACGCGTCGAAGAGCGCGCGGCGCACGGTGGCGTTGTCGGCGCGCTTGTACTTCGCGCGGAACGCCTTCACCGGGATGATGCCCTTCGCCATCGAGCGATGGCCGCCGCCGATGCCGAGGCCCTCGACGACGCCGCGCACGACCTCGCCCGCAGCGCGCACGTAGCCGACGTTGCGCACCGAGAACACGAGGTCGCCGCCGACGATGCCCGCCGCGATCGACCACTCGGCGCCTTCGGCCTGGAGCCCGAGGTCCGCCACCTGCGGGATCACGTCCTCGCGCACGCGGCCGAGCACGAGCAGGTGGATGCCCTCCTCGACGCGCGTCGTCGCGAGCGCGCGGCCGAGTGCGCGCAGGCCCGGCAGCGGCAGTGCGGGGCGCTCGATCCGCCGCAACAAGGCGGGGCTGTGGAAGGCGTGCACCGCCGCGAACGCCTCGATGTCCTGCGTCTCGGTGTCGCGCCCCAACAGCTGAGTGTCGCTCTTGATGCCGTAGAGCAGGCCCGTCGCGAGGCGCGGGCGAATCTCGAGGCCGGCCGCCGTGAGGTACTCGGTGAGGATCGTCGAGGTCGCGCCGTAGCTGGTGCGCACGTCGCGAATCGAAGCGCTCCAGCCGCTGCGCTCGGGGTGGTGGTCGATCACGAGGTCGACGTTCTGCAGGCGCGCGGGAATCGGGTCGCCGAAAACGTTGGGCTGCACGTCGACGAGCGCGATGCCGTCGAACTCCTCGAGCTGGTCGAGATCGATCGTGCGCACCTCGAGCCCGAGCGCCTGGATCATCGCGACGTTCTCAGGCCGCTTCGCCTCGCCGAACGACACGAGCGGCGCGGTCGGCGACTTTCTCCCTAACAACGCGCGCAGCGCGAAGCCGCAAGCGATGCCGTCCGGGTCGGGATCGGGCTGCAGCAGGATCGCGACTTTCTCGCGCTGGATGAAGAGCCGCTGGATCTGCGCGACGCGGTGCAGGTTCGCGAGGTGGCGGAACTCGCGATCGAAGTCGTGGCGAATGCCCTCGCGCAGGCCGGTGAGGCGAATGCAGAGGTGCATCGGCAGCTCGTCGGCCGCGAGGAAATCCGAGCACACGAGGATCGGCACGGTCGGCAGCGCGGTGCCGATCACGGCGACCGCGTTGCGCAGCCAGACGGGGTCGTCGGCGATGACGGCGAACTCGTCCTCGTCGTTGGCGCCGAGTCGCTCCAGGCCTTCAGGCGTGAACGGGTGGCCGAGGGAGCGGAAGCCCGGCGGCCGCGCGCGCAGCTCGTCCTCGCGCGGCACGAAGGCGAGCTCGGCACTCGTGCCCGGCAGAATCTGCGCCCACTCCTTCGCGAGGTGAGCGCCGTCGCACACGATGAATCGCCTGCCCAAGCTGGGTGATCTCCGAAGCCCGGGGTGAGTGCCATGCCGGGGCTACCGGGGGGCGCATTCTAACGGTGGGGCGCGGCGTGTCTGCGCGGGGAAGGCGCAGAGCGCAGGCAAGCGTGCGGCAG
The sequence above is a segment of the Deltaproteobacteria bacterium genome. Coding sequences within it:
- a CDS encoding aldo/keto reductase, which translates into the protein MGRAAKLALWTLGIAAFGFFVAGGLLYALPIGLDWRAFPLGGAIESLFRDVIGYQGDNAISAVFWLAVCLLAVWAAVLFARRGAKQEQPNALRRGLVTGGALLGATALTGGAAALRAFFGVGTGTKGWSAVNAGISSKAETTHPEYPEAWKNARVQGYRTLGRTGWRISDVVVGSGRIKEQKGTDIVRLALDRGVTYVDTAPDYSAAGSEECVGKAIRGVRDQVFLATKFCTPWGHLGAGTSVADYKRVVEESLARLGTDYVDLVHVHSCDEVDRLMDPNMHEAFDRLRDEGKARFLGFSSHTPRLEQVADEAIRSGRFDVMMLAYHHGIWPKLGDLITRARREQDMGVIAMKTLKGAKHHGLAGFREQAPAYSQAALRWVLSNPEVSAAVISFFEFQHVDEYLQASGGALREQDVAILGEYDRQIVGTYCAPHCGACLGTCPEKLSIPDVLRHRMYFEDYHDEKEAMRLYTKLDVKADVCTGCAAPCLGSCPVGIDIPTRTRGAHEMLTLA
- a CDS encoding succinylglutamate desuccinylase/aspartoacylase family protein encodes the protein MSARPRGCTRVVIGFALTAALGCASRDAQPAPPPPADGRASLEALHEKYAALEAHGWLREPIYAYVDGDAIRAWRTRASGPALWILAGIHGEEPAGPNAVAASLASLVGLAESGVPIVVVPLCNPRGYRNGWRYPNTPERDWRKGGYSVGDAEYLLEDLADSSRPRAAAAPGPETLALTQFVLRTAEAYPPQLVLDLHEDELSTEGGYIYSQGVAADDNPVGAEIIRLLKSAGIPLRLSGETRFGEPIARGAISRDAEGNPIRDGSIDELFAAREIFREGRKVAGPSAGTVIVVETPAFAGSQLALRVAAHAAVLRAVAALWRINASVGAQGAR
- a CDS encoding 4a-hydroxytetrahydrobiopterin dehydratase; its protein translation is MARALLADADVRAGLAQLPGWELRDGRLRREYAFADFSEAFAFMTRVALVAEKQDHHPDWSNVWNRVAIALFTHDAGGITARDLALAREIARIAAAFAQR
- a CDS encoding DHH family phosphoesterase gives rise to the protein MGRRFIVCDGAHLAKEWAQILPGTSAELAFVPREDELRARPPGFRSLGHPFTPEGLERLGANDEDEFAVIADDPVWLRNAVAVIGTALPTVPILVCSDFLAADELPMHLCIRLTGLREGIRHDFDREFRHLANLHRVAQIQRLFIQREKVAILLQPDPDPDGIACGFALRALLGRKSPTAPLVSFGEAKRPENVAMIQALGLEVRTIDLDQLEEFDGIALVDVQPNVFGDPIPARLQNVDLVIDHHPERSGWSASIRDVRTSYGATSTILTEYLTAAGLEIRPRLATGLLYGIKSDTQLLGRDTETQDIEAFAAVHAFHSPALLRRIERPALPLPGLRALGRALATTRVEEGIHLLVLGRVREDVIPQVADLGLQAEGAEWSIAAGIVGGDLVFSVRNVGYVRAAGEVVRGVVEGLGIGGGHRSMAKGIIPVKAFRAKYKRADNATVRRALFDAFVRAIHES